In Podospora pseudopauciseta strain CBS 411.78 chromosome 2 map unlocalized CBS411.78m_2, whole genome shotgun sequence, the genomic stretch CTCGACCcgaaccccctcccagcgcGGTCTCAAACCCTTACCTCGGCGTCCGACACCCTCCCAACACTTTATATCTTCTCCTCCGACGAGGATGCGCTGGAGGGGAAACCATCAATAAACCCAACATGTCTTAAATGGCAGGTCAGTGGCCCTGTCCCCTTGCTCCCGTTCCTGTCCATACCCCAgctaacccccctcccccacccttcagaccctcctccgcctctccCACGTCCCCTTcctaacctccccctcctcaaaccacGCCTCTCCCACCggctccctccccttcctcctcccgccccgAACTGTCTCTCCCAATCCGatcccctcaacctccatccccctTTACATCTCCCGCCacaccaactccccctccccccttcccacctccccccgtTCGGAAGcctacctctccctcctAACCCCCATCCGCCTAGccttcctccaaaccctcTACCTCACCCCTgccttcacccccctcctcaaaaaaTTCTACATCGACCCATCAACCCGCTCCTCACTCCTAGGAACAATCCTCCAAACCCAACTATCAGCCGCAGCCTCCTCCGCAGTGTTGCAAGGTCTGGGTTTGCACAGCCAGACAGGAACAGGCGGCATCGACTCTGAGAACCTCTACGCCGACGCAGCCGAGGCTTTGGACTCACTCGCGATCCTCCTGCAGGAATCCCAAACCGGCTGgttttttggggaggagaaacCGGGCGAGTTCGACGCTGGGTTGTATGGTTATGTGGGGGTTATAATGGCGCACATGGACACGCCAGAGGGCAGGTTGGGAGGGCTGGTGAGGAgagctgggggtggtggaggagagttggttggctggtgggagaggatTAGACGCGAGGCatgggggggtgatggtttATCAGAGGGGGGGAAATAAATGTGTGGTTGGGAGGCGGTTGGTTGCATGATagagagagggggaaaaTGCATATATGAAAACAAAGGATGGAGAGATACCCAGGCATAAATCAGCATTCCAAGATTAAATTATTTGTCTCTTTCTTgtgtcatcatcatcatcatcctgtGAAAGACAGTGTCTGCCTATCATCTATATACACCTCGTCAGCACTCCAATCTTGAAAATCAATACGCACGACATTAAAGGAGTAACAAACACAAAACACAAACAACCACACCCAAGATAAACAAAACCGGtgctttttaaaataacGCTGCCTGCTGCTATGCTGCGCTCGCTAATGCGAATAACTTGCCCAAAAAGCTCTGCGACATTGACCACCGCATGACTCTGCAATCATCACCGTACCCCTCTCCACATTTTCCACACCCTCAGTCAACAGTGCCCAGCCTCGCGGCCTGCTGTATAAACACAATACCagtccatccatccacctGCAGATCTTCTAGATAGGTACACGTCCAAAATAAAACTAAAAACAAATACATTGAATGGTAAGAGAGAAAGGAAAATAGAGCCACATATCAATGATGGCTTCAGCTGTGTTGCGTGCGTGCGTGCGGTAAATGGTATCACTCTTCCCCACCTCCCTGATAATGATACCCCCTACCCCCCCCCCTAAATTAACGTTGTAGCTTTCCCATCTTTTGAAACTCCCAAGAGAAACTCATGTCTTTTGGATAGAGATGTCGCCCAACGCTTGTATAGAAAtgacaaaaaaaaatcgaCGTCAGTCATGACTGCAATAGTAATTAAGAAAAAGATCAAAAGCCCTTGAAAGGATCGTCCGTCGTATACCATTCATCCACTTCATTCTCAGTGGTTGCTCTGGTACCTCGGCTGTGGTAGCTGTCCCGTTGTCGGCTCCGGCTGGCTTGACGCCTCGACTCCTTGCTCCTCCTACGAGCAGCATGTCGACAGTCGTCGTCCCGCTCATGGGCATCCTCATACGGGGTATCGCTGAATCGACTGAACGCTAGAGGGCTGATAAAGGCCTCCATGCGCACAGTGCCAATGGCGTCAAAGAAATTGGGACCGTTTGGCCGGTTCGAAGCTTCAGAGGTCCGCACCGACCCTGTTCCCCAGGTGATGGCGCTGGATGCCCCTGTGATGGCGCTCGCCGCTGCATTGCTATAAACATCCGATGATCCCGCAATGCTGTTTCCTGCTGTACTATTCGATGAGGCATGGTGGCCTCCACCTCCTAGCGGTGTCGAGAAGCCTCCCGAGAAGCCTCGGAAGga encodes the following:
- a CDS encoding uncharacterized protein (EggNog:ENOG503P1I9; COG:U), whose amino-acid sequence is MQLPAAFWTHPPELLHFDRWGRRCQHRTFRIPYTSSTATVTMASATATPPKPSARPNQPAPSLWSIPAPLQKLFNQFPLVTLDPNPLPARSQTLTSASDTLPTLYIFSSDEDALEGKPSINPTCLKWQTLLRLSHVPFLTSPSSNHASPTGSLPFLLPPRTVSPNPIPSTSIPLYISRHTNSPSPLPTSPRSEAYLSLLTPIRLAFLQTLYLTPAFTPLLKKFYIDPSTRSSLLGTILQTQLSAAASSAVLQGLGLHSQTGTGGIDSENLYADAAEALDSLAILLQESQTGWFFGEEKPGEFDAGLYGYVGVIMAHMDTPEGRLGGLVRRAGGGGGELVGWWERIRREAWGGDGLSEGGK